A single Paraburkholderia sp. D15 DNA region contains:
- a CDS encoding LysR substrate-binding domain-containing protein — translation MNRSDISDVDLNLLKIFEALYEEGGASRAAIRLDMTQSAVSAALRRLRALYADQMFVRTGRGLTPISRASELKPLVSEALDKFRQSLAIAAPNPADFSGRAVAIGMSDDFELAIGRKLMALMAKRAPGLRVIFRQTHSQIVTDALANQEMDLAIAAGGFSLRGLGRQVLGKGRYACLVDPDSLHGRSPHDPRHPPHLSLDDFAARDHILVSSGGVVGIVDEMLAAAGRKRRVAASTTHFAALPYLLKGTEAVATIPTHAAHAIAGMTGLLLLPCPLALPEYPIEVGWRINALRDAAVVKVQTALAECFDPAQVKLA, via the coding sequence ATGAATCGCAGTGATATCTCGGACGTCGATCTGAATCTGCTGAAAATCTTCGAGGCGCTGTACGAGGAAGGCGGCGCGAGCCGCGCGGCGATCCGGCTGGATATGACGCAATCGGCCGTCAGCGCGGCGCTGCGCAGGCTGCGCGCGCTCTATGCCGACCAGATGTTCGTCCGCACGGGCCGAGGGCTCACGCCGATCTCGCGCGCGAGCGAACTGAAACCGCTCGTCAGCGAAGCGCTCGATAAATTCCGCCAGAGTCTCGCGATTGCAGCGCCGAATCCGGCGGATTTTTCAGGCCGCGCGGTGGCGATCGGCATGTCCGACGATTTCGAGCTGGCGATCGGCCGCAAGCTGATGGCGCTGATGGCGAAGCGCGCGCCCGGGTTGCGCGTGATCTTTCGCCAGACCCACAGCCAGATCGTCACCGACGCGCTGGCCAATCAGGAAATGGACCTCGCGATCGCCGCGGGCGGTTTCTCGTTGCGGGGTTTGGGGCGGCAAGTGCTGGGCAAGGGCCGCTACGCCTGTCTCGTCGACCCGGACAGCCTGCACGGCCGTAGCCCGCACGACCCGCGCCACCCACCGCACCTTTCGCTCGACGACTTCGCGGCGCGCGATCACATCCTCGTGTCGTCGGGCGGCGTGGTGGGGATCGTCGACGAGATGCTGGCGGCGGCAGGACGCAAACGGCGCGTGGCGGCATCCACCACGCACTTCGCGGCACTGCCTTATCTGCTGAAAGGCACCGAGGCCGTCGCCACCATTCCGACGCACGCGGCGCATGCGATCGCGGGCATGACGGGACTCTTGCTGTTGCCTTGCCCGCTGGCGCTGCCCGAGTATCCGATCGAAGTGGGCTGGCGCATCAACGCGTTGCGCGATGCGGCGGTGGTCAAGGTGCAGACCGCGCTGGCGGAATGCTTCGACCCGGCGCAGGTCAAGCTCGCATAA
- a CDS encoding EAL domain-containing protein, with translation MVKPQNNRTQSGPSKRRDTTSFAGLVFQRELAARVFTGIVVMFILSAIGLNTFLARRQTHEQENSVGTLHEWGRLKRDLDQVQQIMLDEHGELNTLIGTRAFYNRAPYFFPMTTLLDLTNDARVGCRERKDCLSRLDELDDMMRELGARSETLAVRVNQRPGSVSLGDPALNEIDAYFYSVLEHVVDVRMEADGALDSVVSKSSSDAKWVSDALLVSGFTAAALLFALLRLNARIARRLRAALRLADSSRAKLFESKQTLEYVLDNIPQGIAWKNAKHCYVGGNEIYARDAGLASRDALIGLSDHDLLWGTDANVARDEDVRVMSGELTRRHHERAATAVDGSEVWISETKLPLKDQHGNTDGVLIAYENITARRKSELALRLQGRAIDASINGIVIAEVRPEGNIVIFANPSFERITGYSSEDVTGSDCDSLFQLAGDPQKWFEIRTALEQHAEANVTLPCLRKNGEQFWNNVLVAPVRDEQGKVTHHVGVMSDVTALVEYQARLEHQARYDALTDLPNRMLLDERLAEAIKRAADSSSQVSVMFLDLDRFKEVNDSLGHRVGDTLLASVAQRLQRLVRANDLVARYGGDEFIIVAARASSEQLVPMLERLIAAMAEPFYCGERELYVEASVGVSTFPQDGGDADTLIRNADAAMYLAKSRGRNGYQFYRPELNRAAAERLHLSTRLRRAAKSKSLQVAYQPQIDMVTGRIFGVEALLRWHDAELGVVSPALFIPIAEETGLIQGIGEWVLRTACEQAARWRAQGLPPIRVSVNVSPVQLERSDLVGVVRSALQDAGCQPDMLELEVTEGALMRNAADAARVLHDLRELGVKIAIDDFGTGYSSLSYLQRFSVDRIKIDKVFVQEIGRGTECEALTLAVIAIADALKFDVIAEGVETDEQRGFLVKHGCSEGQGFLYSAAVSSDAIAGMLRSAAEQKEARVQEQRDAVAAIEAITSERSDASEVRLKVDS, from the coding sequence ATGGTAAAGCCGCAAAATAACCGCACACAAAGCGGACCGTCGAAACGGCGCGACACCACCAGTTTCGCGGGGCTGGTATTCCAACGCGAACTCGCCGCCAGGGTGTTTACCGGCATCGTCGTGATGTTCATTCTCTCCGCGATCGGCCTGAACACGTTTCTGGCGCGCCGGCAGACGCACGAGCAGGAGAATTCGGTCGGCACGCTGCACGAATGGGGCCGCCTGAAACGCGACCTCGATCAGGTGCAGCAGATCATGCTGGACGAGCACGGCGAGTTGAACACGCTGATCGGCACGCGCGCGTTCTACAACCGCGCGCCGTATTTCTTTCCCATGACGACGCTGCTCGATCTGACCAACGACGCGCGCGTCGGTTGCCGCGAACGCAAGGACTGTCTGTCGCGTCTCGACGAACTCGACGACATGATGCGCGAGCTGGGCGCGCGCAGCGAGACGCTGGCGGTGCGCGTCAACCAGCGGCCCGGCAGCGTCAGCCTCGGCGACCCGGCGCTCAACGAGATCGACGCGTATTTCTATAGCGTGCTCGAACACGTCGTCGATGTGCGGATGGAGGCGGACGGCGCGCTCGATTCCGTCGTCAGCAAATCGTCGTCGGACGCGAAGTGGGTGTCCGATGCGCTGCTCGTCAGCGGCTTCACGGCCGCGGCGCTGCTGTTCGCGCTGCTGCGCCTGAATGCTCGCATCGCGCGGCGGCTGCGTGCCGCGCTGCGTCTTGCCGATTCGTCGCGCGCCAAACTGTTCGAGTCGAAGCAGACGCTCGAATACGTGCTCGACAATATTCCGCAAGGCATCGCGTGGAAGAACGCGAAGCACTGCTATGTCGGCGGCAACGAGATCTATGCGCGCGACGCGGGCCTCGCTTCACGCGATGCGCTGATCGGCCTCAGCGATCACGACCTGCTGTGGGGCACCGACGCCAACGTCGCGCGGGACGAAGACGTGCGCGTGATGTCGGGCGAACTGACGCGGCGGCATCACGAACGCGCCGCCACGGCGGTGGATGGCTCGGAAGTGTGGATCTCCGAAACCAAGCTGCCGCTGAAGGACCAGCACGGCAACACCGACGGCGTGCTGATCGCCTACGAGAACATCACCGCGCGGCGCAAATCCGAACTCGCACTGCGTCTGCAAGGGCGCGCGATCGACGCGAGCATCAACGGCATCGTGATCGCGGAAGTGCGGCCCGAGGGCAACATCGTGATCTTCGCGAATCCGTCGTTCGAACGCATTACCGGTTACTCGTCCGAAGATGTCACGGGTTCGGACTGCGATTCGCTGTTCCAGCTCGCCGGCGATCCGCAGAAATGGTTCGAGATCCGCACGGCGCTGGAGCAGCACGCGGAGGCCAACGTCACGTTGCCCTGCTTGCGCAAGAACGGCGAGCAGTTCTGGAACAACGTGCTGGTGGCGCCAGTACGCGACGAGCAGGGCAAGGTCACGCATCACGTGGGCGTGATGAGCGACGTCACGGCGCTGGTCGAATATCAGGCGCGCCTCGAACACCAGGCGCGCTACGACGCGCTGACCGACCTGCCCAATCGCATGCTGCTCGACGAGCGCCTCGCCGAAGCGATCAAGCGCGCCGCCGATTCGAGCAGCCAGGTCTCGGTCATGTTCCTCGATCTTGACCGCTTCAAGGAGGTCAACGACTCGCTGGGTCATCGCGTCGGCGACACGCTGCTGGCGAGCGTCGCGCAGCGTCTGCAGCGGCTCGTGCGCGCCAACGATCTGGTCGCGCGTTACGGCGGCGACGAATTCATCATCGTCGCCGCGCGCGCCAGCAGCGAACAACTGGTGCCCATGCTCGAACGCCTGATCGCCGCGATGGCGGAGCCGTTCTATTGCGGCGAGCGCGAGTTGTACGTGGAAGCCAGCGTCGGCGTGAGCACGTTCCCGCAGGACGGCGGGGATGCCGATACGCTGATCCGCAACGCGGACGCGGCGATGTATCTCGCGAAATCGCGCGGCCGCAACGGCTACCAGTTCTATCGTCCCGAACTGAATCGCGCGGCCGCCGAACGGCTGCATCTATCGACCCGGCTGCGCCGCGCGGCGAAGTCGAAATCGCTGCAGGTCGCGTATCAGCCGCAGATCGACATGGTGACGGGGCGCATTTTTGGGGTGGAAGCGCTGCTGCGCTGGCACGACGCGGAACTCGGCGTCGTCTCGCCGGCGCTGTTCATTCCGATTGCGGAAGAGACCGGGCTGATTCAAGGCATCGGCGAATGGGTGCTGAGGACCGCCTGCGAGCAGGCGGCGCGGTGGCGCGCGCAAGGTCTGCCGCCGATCCGTGTCTCGGTGAACGTGTCGCCGGTACAACTGGAGCGCTCCGATCTGGTCGGCGTGGTGCGCTCGGCGTTGCAGGACGCCGGTTGCCAGCCCGACATGCTCGAACTCGAAGTGACGGAAGGCGCGCTGATGCGCAATGCCGCCGACGCCGCGCGCGTGCTGCACGATCTGCGCGAACTCGGCGTCAAGATCGCGATCGACGATTTCGGCACGGGCTATTCGAGCTTGAGCTATCTGCAACGCTTTAGCGTCGACCGGATCAAGATCGACAAGGTGTTCGTGCAGGAGATCGGCCGAGGCACGGAATGCGAAGCGCTGACGCTCGCGGTGATCGCGATCGCCGACGCGTTGAAGTTCGACGTGATCGCGGAAGGTGTGGAGACCGACGAGCAGCGCGGCTTCCTCGTCAAGCACGGATGCAGTGAAGGGCAAGGCTTTCTGTATAGCGCCGCGGTGTCGAGCGATGCGATCGCGGGCATGCTGCGGTCCGCGGCGGAGCAGAAGGAAGCGCGTGTGCAGGAACAACGGGATGCCGTGGCGGCGATCGAAGCGATCACGAGCGAGCGGTCAGATGCAAGCGAAGTGCGCCTGAAGGTGGACAGCTAG
- a CDS encoding DOPA 4,5-dioxygenase family protein: protein MTFRDTSAIESWHAHIYFDADSRDAAWAFREQVEAHWNGKLQLGRFHERPVGPHPKWSYQLAFAPGQFAELVGWLTLNHGALDVFLHPNTGDSLRDHRDAAVWIGRSHELVLSALG, encoded by the coding sequence ATGACCTTTCGCGACACCTCAGCCATAGAGAGCTGGCACGCTCATATCTATTTCGATGCCGACAGCCGCGACGCCGCCTGGGCGTTTCGCGAGCAAGTCGAAGCGCACTGGAACGGCAAGCTGCAATTAGGCCGCTTTCACGAGCGGCCGGTCGGACCGCATCCGAAATGGTCGTATCAACTTGCCTTCGCGCCCGGGCAATTCGCGGAACTGGTCGGCTGGCTCACGCTGAATCACGGCGCGCTCGACGTGTTCCTGCATCCGAACACCGGCGATTCGTTGCGCGATCATCGCGACGCGGCGGTGTGGATCGGCCGCTCGCATGAGCTGGTGCTGAGTGCGTTGGGATAA
- a CDS encoding GNAT family N-acetyltransferase, with product MPTPEPTVTLRPATAADEAFLLDLRKATMTPHLNRVGEPADDDAHRARLQYRFDAAQIICIDGAPGGLLKAHRSDTEWVVVQVQIMPALQGRGLGERVLRSILRTAQADALPVTLKVLRGNPAKRLYDRLGFEIVGEDEKEFHMRRAPRASAETEAE from the coding sequence ATGCCGACACCTGAACCTACCGTCACGCTGCGTCCGGCGACAGCCGCGGACGAAGCGTTTCTCCTCGATCTGCGCAAGGCCACGATGACGCCGCATCTGAACCGCGTCGGCGAACCCGCGGACGACGATGCCCACCGCGCGCGTTTGCAGTATCGCTTCGATGCGGCCCAGATAATTTGCATCGACGGTGCGCCTGGCGGTTTGCTGAAAGCGCATCGCAGCGACACCGAGTGGGTCGTCGTGCAGGTGCAGATCATGCCGGCGCTGCAAGGACGCGGCCTCGGCGAACGCGTGCTGCGATCGATTCTGCGCACGGCGCAGGCCGACGCGCTGCCGGTCACGCTCAAGGTGCTCAGGGGCAATCCCGCGAAGCGCCTGTACGATCGTCTCGGCTTCGAGATCGTCGGCGAGGATGAGAAGGAGTTTCACATGCGGCGCGCGCCGCGCGCGTCGGCGGAAACTGAAGCAGAATGA
- a CDS encoding carbon-nitrogen hydrolase family protein: MSRSKVAALQIGSSPEGKQQTLEHILSYETAIRESGAAVVVMPEALLGGYPKGEIFGTRLGYRLPEGREAFASYFQNAIDVPGPETDELAALSARCGASIVIGAIERAGYTLYCTALFFDPQAGLVAKHRKLMPTGTERLIWGQGDGSTLPIVETRAGRIGAAVCWENHMPLLRTAMYAKGVQIWCAPTVDEREIWQCSMRHIAHEGRCFVISACQVQPSPNELGISVPGWDDNRRLINGGSVIVGPLGDVLAGPLRGESGLLVAEIDTGELIRARYDFDVVGHYARPDVFSLNVDERAKRPVAFSSDAAGADA; the protein is encoded by the coding sequence ATGTCCAGATCGAAAGTCGCCGCGCTGCAAATCGGATCGTCGCCCGAGGGCAAACAGCAGACGCTGGAGCACATCCTGTCCTACGAGACGGCAATCCGCGAATCGGGCGCGGCGGTCGTGGTGATGCCCGAGGCGCTGCTGGGCGGTTATCCGAAGGGTGAGATCTTCGGTACGCGGCTGGGATATCGCCTCCCCGAGGGGCGCGAAGCGTTTGCGTCGTACTTCCAGAACGCGATCGACGTGCCCGGCCCCGAGACCGACGAACTCGCCGCGTTGTCCGCGCGCTGCGGCGCGTCGATCGTGATCGGCGCGATCGAACGCGCGGGTTACACGCTTTACTGCACCGCGCTGTTCTTCGACCCGCAGGCGGGTCTCGTCGCGAAGCACCGCAAGCTGATGCCGACCGGCACCGAGCGCCTGATCTGGGGACAAGGCGATGGCTCGACGCTGCCCATCGTCGAGACGCGCGCGGGGCGCATCGGCGCGGCGGTGTGCTGGGAAAACCACATGCCGTTGCTGCGGACCGCGATGTACGCGAAGGGCGTGCAGATCTGGTGCGCGCCGACCGTCGATGAACGCGAAATCTGGCAGTGCTCGATGCGCCATATCGCGCACGAGGGGCGCTGCTTCGTGATCAGCGCGTGTCAGGTGCAGCCGTCGCCGAACGAGTTGGGGATCAGCGTGCCGGGCTGGGACGACAACCGCCGGTTGATCAACGGCGGCAGCGTGATCGTTGGCCCGCTCGGCGACGTGCTCGCGGGGCCGTTACGCGGCGAGAGCGGCTTGCTGGTCGCGGAGATCGACACCGGCGAGCTGATCCGCGCGCGGTACGACTTCGATGTGGTGGGGCACTATGCGCGGCCCGATGTGTTCTCGCTTAACGTCGACGAACGCGCGAAGCGGCCGGTGGCGTTTTCCAGCGACGCGGCGGGCGCGGATGCGTGA
- a CDS encoding high-potential iron-sulfur protein, translated as MKHSRRQFLLGLSVGVGSSIVLSGTAWADAANTLSETDPKAQAVGYKEDATKVDKAKFPTYAAGQNCGNCSLFQGKATDAYSGCTLFGDKQVAARGWCDSYSTM; from the coding sequence ATGAAACACTCTCGCCGCCAATTTCTGCTGGGACTGAGCGTGGGCGTCGGCTCATCGATCGTGCTGAGCGGCACGGCGTGGGCCGACGCGGCGAACACGCTGAGCGAAACCGATCCGAAGGCGCAGGCGGTCGGCTACAAGGAAGACGCGACGAAGGTCGACAAAGCGAAATTCCCCACCTACGCGGCGGGGCAAAATTGCGGCAACTGCTCGCTGTTTCAGGGCAAGGCCACCGATGCCTACAGCGGCTGCACCTTGTTCGGCGACAAGCAGGTCGCGGCGCGCGGGTGGTGCGATTCGTATTCGACTATGTGA
- a CDS encoding DUF1488 domain-containing protein translates to MEMIEFEPSVSADGRSVIFQLSTRGRDLECAVTREALEQHFWLQRGAAEARVLKTFEDGRKRITAVAERKMLARPGEKVLLTIGDFIARG, encoded by the coding sequence ATGGAGATGATCGAGTTTGAACCTAGCGTCTCGGCAGACGGACGTTCGGTAATTTTCCAACTGTCGACGCGCGGTCGCGATCTCGAATGCGCGGTCACGCGCGAGGCGTTGGAGCAGCATTTCTGGCTGCAGCGCGGCGCCGCCGAGGCGCGCGTGCTGAAGACCTTCGAGGATGGACGCAAGCGCATCACCGCAGTCGCCGAGAGAAAGATGCTCGCGCGGCCCGGCGAAAAAGTGCTGCTGACCATCGGCGATTTCATCGCGCGCGGTTAA
- a CDS encoding lysophospholipid acyltransferase family protein gives MRTTLTKWLFIVYLLGSGTLYSIVILLLFPFVGRAGRYWLARQWCRALVFVMRFLPGVSCSIEGLEHLPAGPAILLCRHESTWETLTFMALFPRRVSFVFKEDLLRIPFFGWVLRGLDMVSLNRGSARQAHQAVTQESAEKLAKGDVVVIFPEGTRVPHDAPLRLTSGGVRLACATGVPAVPVVLNAGKVWPAKGWPTQRGHIRVVVGPAFSSQEMSQQDLSRAVHEWMKNELPRL, from the coding sequence ATGCGCACGACTCTCACCAAATGGTTATTCATCGTTTACCTGCTCGGTAGCGGAACGCTGTATTCGATCGTCATCCTGCTGCTGTTTCCGTTCGTCGGACGCGCGGGACGCTACTGGCTCGCCAGACAATGGTGCCGCGCGCTGGTGTTCGTGATGCGTTTTCTGCCGGGCGTCTCGTGCTCGATCGAAGGCCTCGAACATCTTCCCGCCGGGCCCGCGATCCTGTTGTGCCGTCATGAATCGACATGGGAAACGCTCACGTTCATGGCGCTGTTTCCGCGCCGCGTGAGTTTCGTCTTCAAGGAAGACCTGCTACGTATTCCGTTTTTCGGCTGGGTGCTGCGGGGGCTCGACATGGTCAGCCTGAATCGCGGCTCCGCGCGTCAGGCACATCAGGCCGTCACGCAGGAAAGCGCCGAGAAGCTCGCGAAGGGCGATGTCGTGGTGATCTTTCCGGAAGGCACGCGCGTGCCGCACGACGCGCCGCTGCGTTTGACCTCGGGCGGCGTGCGCCTCGCGTGCGCGACGGGTGTGCCGGCGGTGCCCGTCGTGTTGAATGCGGGCAAGGTGTGGCCGGCCAAAGGCTGGCCCACCCAACGCGGCCACATTCGCGTGGTGGTTGGGCCGGCGTTCTCGTCGCAGGAGATGTCGCAACAGGATTTGAGCCGCGCCGTGCACGAGTGGATGAAAAACGAATTGCCGCGGCTCTGA